AACACACACTAACAAATCTGACCCTTACTACATACACAATACAGAATAACAGacattatataacacctatataaattcctgtcatttgattggacgaatgtgggtcacatggcgtgcaatagtacgcactattcaacgatcgttaaatagtactttttgaaacatttttgtgtacgaaaaaaaaaacgtctcgcggatgaaaaaaatctagtacacaaattatcctatgatatggctatgtactgtgaaatacaacagcgccacctgtcgtctggtctcagtttcatttgtaaacaccaccgcgagatatgcaacagcagcagatatttgtgtacgatttggacattatgtactaatttcattcaaaaaggcatttaaattagctttagatcgtttttaggattttgattaattaatggggacatccctacaagacgtggaattgttggaaaaaccataattagcttagataagttccaattgtctgtcgaagttttgcctttcagccaagctagtactaggctactaggtctagcctaggccattctagtattaggctaggcctagcctaggcgttttagccttgctaggcctaggattgtttggtcgtttgttgacataattaacacaaaagtaggtgtgtttacgaaatccatataaatataacatttaatataacattattaaaaaccaaatgttactgtttttaatcaaatgtgtgtgaatgaaatgtagtatgctttggctagggctaccttttatttgattcaaataactagaatttatttagatgttatataaaacaaataatgaatgttttgtattcgtgtaatggtacaaataatggcacttggtgaatgatgaaaggttatatcaactcggctttgcctcgttgatataacctttcatcattcacctcgtgccattatttgtaccattgcactcataaacattcattatttgtatattattaatgtttgaAATAAAGTACCTATGGATGGTTGGGTGCCTGGAGAATGGTAATGACCTTTTGAAGGGCGTGGTCGTGGTGATATGTCTAAGGTTTTAGGACGCTCGGCTTGACCATCGACACCTGtcaattgaaaaaaacaaaatatatattagcTTTCTATCgtttgtataaagctctgtcgacactattaaactttatgtttaaaaaaatgttatgtgtccATATTTGGATCCTAGATGGGCACATCACcattattttgtcaaaaaagtttgatagtgtggacagagcttaattgaacccaaaaaagaataacaatagTGAAATAACAATTGTACTAACCAAGACTGGTCCTACGAGGGGGTGGTTGAGGAGGAGTTGGAAGCCTGGTTAACTCTGGATGATTATTTGTCCAAGGGTCATTCTTATTTGTCAAAATGGAATCATTGGATGACGTTCTTCTACTGTACGTTGGCGTTATCGTATTGAGGTTATCGTCTGCCGATGCAGTTCTCCTATGAGTCTTCTTTGCCGCCTTTTGCTCCTGTTGAAGGATGGTGGCGTCACTCATAGAATACCTATTATTCTCGCGCGACGACGTTGTCTCTGCCGGTTTGCCTATCGTAAAATCTCCCATCGAATAccgaatgtttttattttttgaactAGTAGGACTAAACACTGGGTAAGAATCTTGTCGGTGTGGTGTACTTCTACCGGATGACTGATTATCAGACGGTATAAGTCGAACCGTGGAAGCTATGGAAAAATCTGACGTGTAGTCCGActcgtcatcatcatcgtaaTATCCATACTGACCAGGGTCAGACGATTCACTTGTATGCCGCGTACGCTGATTATTGTCCTTCATTTGGTCCAACATTCCAGACTGATAAATTGATAAATTCGTCCGCCTAATATCAAATCCTAATGCGACGGACGACAGAATCGTGGCAGCACCATACAGGCCTATATTAGTCCTTTTACGATTCTCATCGCGGGCGGAGTTTCGGCCCGAAAGTTTTGAGTGGCCATTACTGCCCTCGTCTGATTCAGGTTCTTTGCGAACATCTTTCCAGTGAGGTTTAGGAGCAAACAGCTCTTCTGGCCATCCATCTTCTCCAAAAGCTGACaagagaaataaaataatgtagtcATTATACAGTCAAAAAGTGTTTTGTTTTAAGTGAGACAATTATCTACTAGGACTCATAAAAATAATACTCTCTACTCTCTTTTTTCTCTTTGCCTTCGTATATTTTGTGTGCGTCATACTATTACACTTTTCACATACAGGCCTATACACACACTTGCTCAAAGATGCACAGAGTGGAGAACACAGGCAGAGCGTGAGATGTCTAGCGACAACTAGCGTTCAGAgctaacattttaaacaaagatAATTTAAATAACGAAAGTTGTCTTTGAAATATAACCAGCCCCTATTTGTCATCTTCCCCATAAAATCAATCAACCTCACCTATTAGGGCCAGgggccgtattcaccattcacacttaggctaagggaaacaattagaatttaaaaaaaatctgctatataagtgaatacaatttaagggaaacACTTTTATTGAGtaaagtgaaatacttaatatttaggGGAAATATCTCAAATTAAGTGTTGTTGGTGAATACGGCCTCATGGACTGAGGTTCCTATGCACCTAACTTACAATGATCTCTGCTTCTGTCCAGACTTGAGATTTTTGGCCAGTGTGTATGAATAGGTTTCATTAAGTTGGGTGTACTGCTGAATTTGTTGCCAGTAGCAACAGATAATGACCTCGCTTTGTTCTTTTTCTCTTTTATCCTGTCCTTCTGCTGGTGTACAGAGCTAGGTCCCCATGTCTTCCCTTTTGGTTTTTTGGGTACTGtggaaaaaatagataaaaataaaatatttagaaataatGATCAGTTTAAAGaagtattgtctcccaaaaagattaataaaatcagacatAGGCCATTTGGcagttttaaaaagttattcacttataaaaagacaaaaggaACCAAAAAACTAAAGAAGTAttctttgctttaaattacattttttcaggtaaatattttgttcagatccagtttttggtcaaagtgaataacattacatgacattaaaatggcatatccaacaaaaaatgtaaaaaaattattttttttagggtgacaatatatctttaaactgatcattatttctaaatattttatatctTCTTTATCTTCTTTATGCAATAAAATGGAAATACTTACATGCAAGAACAACACGTAACCTTGGCATGGGACTATTTGGCGGACTTTCAGGACTAGTGGGTGACCTAGGGTCATTCTTGTAACCTAACGACGTTGCTTGTACTGATATTTTGTGTTGAAAATCTGAGaagaataaaaaacaaatatgaattaaaagattacataaaaaaaaggtactgtatattaaaactctacactatcaaactttatctgacaaaaaaaaaggtgatatgcccatatatggatatgatgatgtcatatcactaccatatttgggtatatcactagaGTGAGtgaatggccgagcggttaagacagtggaaccatcattacgtagccataacatcggcaggggttcgaggctcattCACTCCATGGTTccggtggtagaacgagtcttctcggataaggactataaaccgtaggtccagtgtacacatctagctcgtgtgcacttaaaagaacctagtacatctttcgagatgagtagggggttaccccggtgtattagtacatcacagccactgatcaccaactgggccctctgggagaccagtctttgactgaagaggttacccagtataaatatatatttcaaccaatatatcacacttttttgtcaaactagtttgatagtgtagataggtAACTTGTTTAGTTTTTATAGTCTAGGCTCTGACTTAAGATCTGGAATAGTTGGTCTGATGGTCTAAGCAGGCAAGAAAGCAGTAGATTTTACATATATTGTATAGTGGGCTTTCACTGGtgtgaatattaaattatgacaATGAATATGTCAATTTTGAGATACAAGAGACAGGAAGCATGTTTTATTGCATAGAAACCAAATGAATAGGTAACACCTCTGCACCAGTAACCACAAACACCACATCTATACTGTACCACTCAATTACAATCTTGTATACAAAATTAGGAATTCAATACAAACAACCACTAAACCCTGTTGACATTACCATTATTTTACTGACTGATTGATTCTATTTAAATGGTCTTTTTTCAGCTCAGTTTACTAAATaagatttaatattaaaaacatgtttattttatttttattgtatgtctttaggcacatgtGGGCTAGGATtacaaatagtaaattaatcacggTCCTGaacagataggtggtaatcacactgatacaggggctattttgtgaaccagttcaccagggtaaccccctactaaGGATTTGAACAAAATACCTAAATGCATCTCtcacatgtggccaaggattcgcaatagtaaattaatcactgtcttGAACAGATAGGAGGGGTAATCCCTCTGAACTAGTTCACCGGGGGTAATCCCCTACTAAGAATTTGAACCAAAGACCTAAACGCAACTCTGTTGTGCCACTTACCAGATGGCATGCTTATTCTGTTGTGCTTCTTTTTGGGTAGTCGTTTCCTTTTCTTAGGCTGCGGTTTATTTTCACTTTGTTGTTGGAACACAATGTGTAGCTCCCTCTCTAATAGATCAATCTCCCTTTGTGCTAACTCTTGCTCTCGTTTCTTAAGAACCATCTCTTGTTCACGCTGATGCAACGATGCCCTCCTCAGGTCTTCCTCCCTACTTCTTAATTCCTAtcgtaaacaaaaataattataaccAAGTCtccaaaattttaaaataaatgttttctaACACTTTCTAGTTTTGgtatatttactattttttcaaaattaggAAAAGACTATTATCTGGTTTCAACAACTGATGAAGTCTAGCTGACAGCTTGACGAAACATAACACGCAAGTTATTTTAACCtttttaatttacttaattttctttctatttaggcaaattgccaaggataaccataagagaattcattcactatcattcttaaaggtggcaattccaatacacaagatgctctacataaccAAAaacttattacaagtctttgggagtggagttgtataTTGtcatgacaggacttgaacccaggactcttggattggtagccaagtaTCATAACCACCAATTACTTTTACTGGTTTACAATTCATGAACTCTGTCATTTTCCAAATTACCTTTTCTTTAGACCGTATAACACTAAACATCTCTTTGATCTCCAACTTCCAGTCTTGTTGAAGTTGATGGAATGAATTCTGTGGCGTGTCCATAAACGAGGACTCGGATGCGTTTTGTAGTCGATCAAGAATTTCAGGAAACGTCACCCTCTGGTGTGGGTCTTCATGCCAGCAATCTAaccaacaaaataattttatgttttttgttaagttctgtctacactatcaaactttatgtgacaacaaaatgtgatatgctcATATATAGACAGGAATAACCTGCGACTTGCAGTCTCCTGGGAtgaattgcgcacaggtgtGGATGACACATACAACAACTTTCTATTCCCCTAATAAGGGTCCCTTCGTGTCGAGTGCTGACACTAAACGGCGCATATTCATCAGTCCACAACAACAGTAGACCATGGCATACTTTTAAGTGccttgaacctgtgccgattgTATAGCTATGGTGTGCGGCACCCTTAACCGCTCGactagttttttttatttggttgtgAATTTAGTGTTTTTGAAGTCTTAAAAGTGATCTAAACTGAAAGAAGACATTATCGTTAAACTTCTTTCAATGTATGACTTTTGATGATTTTTGACTATCAGACTGTTTTTCTTACTGTATTTCCTGAGATtgatttagttttaaaaactcACATATTTTCACATTCTCCAACcaataaatcatttaaaataaattgcaacATTTCAAGTAATGTATTATAGTTTAATATCAACTTTCGATATATAagaaatacagtaatttaaaattcTTGCAGATGACAGATGAGGATATctaacataatattttatttatgattttgttaATGTGTTTCTCCCTACACTATACAGCCGTAAGTCCCtattaatttgtgttttcaaattttaaattctGACATTTATATAGAATTTAACTCTTTTAAATTGCATGTTTCTTGTTTTAAAAAGTTGAGCTATATTTTCTGGTCGTGTCAGTAACATTTTGTGTAGATTTTATGCCCAATTTTTTAATCTCAATTGAATTCAATTCTGAAAATCAATGGTTATTTCAAATACCATAGGCCGCCTTAATTCAGAAATTACCCCAACATTATAATTTCTTAATGTGTACACAATAAAGCTCATATGGacttttaaagaacctagtacattttTCGAGATGAGTGGGTCGGGAGTTAACACGGTGTACTAGTACCCACACAGTTACTGCCGTGGACAGACGAAATCGCACATAGCTGACAGCACCGACATGACGTACCTCTTAGGGGAGAAAAGCGTGTAGATAAAAAGTGTAACATCTAGGAGCACAGCGCAGATaccattgttaatgttattgaaatatgctatataaatacaattaacaaTAACACTAACAACAATAATCGTTGAATGGTTAAATTTAAAAGCAGCAGCCAAATATGTTATATTATGCTTTACCTTCCATTAATTGTGCGAATTCATCAGGGCATGTCGTTGGAATGGGTAACGTTAGCTTATTCACTGCTACTCCGTACGCTACTGCCAAACCATCAATACCTTTATAAGGCGTCTCACCAGTAAGCAATTCCCATAAAAGAACACCGTAgctgtaaagaaaaaatacaacaataattgCCGGTGACAGaaacttgttttatttcaaattttatacgcatccaacagcgagtaacccaccaattacaggatggataaattattttataattaatttagttttatagTACTATAAACTACAGTAGAAGTCTCATTTGAAGCTTACTGTAGGGAATTGTactgagttacaaccctggtactactactgtaggtcaggattgaaccatggaccttgggattggaaggcaagcatgttaactaCCATACCACAGCACCACTAGTTCTCTAAGCAAAAGCATACTGTACACAAATGAATTTCTTTCCTCAGTGtccagtttaaaaaaaatatatattactattattacttaatattactattttataaCTAGAGTACATTGAAACCAAACCAGCCACTATTATTATCtctacaattattaataatatttattatgttttttttcttttatttagttGCTCTTTGCTATATTATTTCcttttagaataaaatgttattgaacttaGGGAATTTTTGCTAGTGTAGCAAATGCTATACAATACGCATGATTTATCAAATGGtagttaaaatacaaatttatttccTACTTGATCAGCAGTTGGCTAATCAATGACAATTTTCCCAGCAACTTATAGAAgttaaaaaactattaaaaacagTGCTAATATCACTATCAGTATCAAATATAATTCTAATTTCTAAATATAATATGGCTTACATCAATACATTCCTTACATAATATCGGATTaaagtatttaaacaaattatcttGTCAATTGTTACAATACCACACCTTGGAGATGCATATCCACACACTATTCAAATTCATAATTAAATTCCCATAATACAATGTGGATGCTAAAGTTTGAAGGTTTTCAGGCCCACTCATGACAACACTGTGTAGTGATAAAATATGTATTCATTTGGTTATAAAGTCTACCTATACTATTGGTAAATGGCTACCAGTACCATAAAGTTTCACCAAATATGGAATAAGTTTCACCAAATATGGAGAAAGATTCACAAAATATGGAGAAAGTTTCACCAATATGGAGAGAGTTTCAACAAATATGGAGAAAGTTTACCAAATATGAAGGTTTCACCAAATATGGAGAAAGTTTCATCAAATGGAGAAAGTTTCAAACAAAATTGTGTGATCCACACAATACTACACTGGTCCACACCCTACAATATAATTCCCCTACCAAATGTTGAGTTGCAGTTTTCTAACTGTATGTTTGGTCCTGGGTGCAATTTCACTAAATTTTGTGTGCAAGGTTTTGACATCGCAAAATGTTAATGGCTGTGTATTACATTGCATCACTATGTTATTTTAGGGGTATGGAACCAAAGTTGACGTTCGCTTGTACACTAGGTCTCTCTTCAAAGGCTTGGGCCATattttggtttatccaggtaagtagGCTTTCAAAAACTAACCATTAaaatttatcaaataaataatactgtacctCCAGACATCACTGCTCTTGGAATAAGTTGAGGATTTTATGACCTCTGGTGCCATCCATGCGTACGTACCAGCCGCACTCATTCGCGTCGTTTTGTACATCTCGCGAGCAAGACCCAGGTCCGTAATCTTCAGGGTCTTTCcatataaatcattattatctaTTTTCTCACTAATCAATACTGTGGATGATAAAAAGTgttaaaaacaaagtaaaactAAATGAAATTACAAATGATACTACAGCTGTCAATAAAATAACCATTATTTTGCGCTGCAGCTAAGGGtccgtttctgctgcatagcgcCGCCGAGTAAAACGTTTATTTCAAGATagatataaaatttaataactatATGTACTCAAAAAATCCTTagaattacccaaaatgcaattggtCCTGCCGGTTTATTCAAACGTTACTGCAGTGTAGTTGACTCAAGGTCAGAAGCTGTTAATCACCGttattttgtgttgcagctaaaagttgcCGAGCAATAAACGGTGTTCCAACACTGAATTGAATGggtgttttaaatttatttttgtgctGCCATTTAATTAACCGGTTACTAAAAAATTTTCCTATTTCTGGTCAGAAGAAATTGGGGTTAATTTATTTCCACCGTTTTCaaccggttatttttatgcagcagaaacactAACAGGACCTAAAAGTTATGCAGTGATAACTGGTTAAActggtttttatttaaattttctctTGCTTTTGCTGCTAAGAAATTAGGGGTAATTTATTAATGCAGTTTATTTTTTCATCCAGCAGAAACAGGACTTACAAGtgttttgtttgtaataataataagctaaTAATATTTTTGTCTGGCTGGTGGCATTGAAAAACAAGTGCAATGGAATGCCTAAATATTTGCCCATCAAAATTGCATAAAGCAAATAAATCACTCAATGAATAAACACATCAGGTGTTCACTTAGAAGTTACCTTGTCTACAGTAGGTAGCACTACAATACAAACTCAGATGAAGTCATGTTCTATTTATAGAACATGACTCATGTTTAAAGTCATCCCCCATTGATAAACTGTATCAAAGAACCAATCGTATCAATTGTATGTTGATGGAGCACGCTCAATGGCTACTTGGCGGAGGGCAGGGTACAGTAGCCTGGAGATGAGTCATCAGTCTAAATAAAGGCGGTATGCCCTGCCAGTTTTGTAGTATTTacattataacaatataacccgtcaaaaaaatatttgtcaaaaaCTGTTGATTGCCACAACTAATATTAACACGCGGTTGTGGCGGATTTTAAAAAGCAATCGgtgataaaacattaaataaatattgagaagATAATTGTTAGTGGaatgtgtaataataaataatgaattaacTAATCACAGTAATGTTGCAACCATGGAGTGATTAAATAGTAATTTAAATCTAGTGGTACAAGTTTATTTAGATGGAATTTTATTTATGAGTCATATGATTTTGAAACATACATTCTTtctattgttctttttttttctctcaccCAGGTGGATAACAATGTTTGAAAGTAGCCTATTATTATGACTTAAAGGTCAAACTCATCATGCT
The window above is part of the Antedon mediterranea chromosome 10, ecAntMedi1.1, whole genome shotgun sequence genome. Proteins encoded here:
- the LOC140060525 gene encoding mitogen-activated protein kinase kinase kinase 10-like, with protein sequence MPCCECEVKTLSVMELPNYQSTLTRSFLGNGVQKEEGSSLLCTAMYDFDASNDDEISLRQGDLVEVISQDYNVTGDDGWWTGTVKDKEGLFPSNYVSQPHVILRNQQNVALQEIDFKELILSEVIGVGGFGKVYRGLWKSEEVAVKAAKFDPDEDVYETISNVKQEARLFSLLSHPNIISLKGICSKEPCICLVLDYARGGALNRALTGRQIPPEVLVDWATQIAVGMNYLHNEAVVPLIHRDLKSSNVLISEKIDNNDLYGKTLKITDLGLAREMYKTTRMSAAGTYAWMAPEVIKSSTYSKSSDVWSYGVLLWELLTGETPYKGIDGLAVAYGVAVNKLTLPIPTTCPDEFAQLMEDCWHEDPHQRVTFPEILDRLQNASESSFMDTPQNSFHQLQQDWKLEIKEMFSVIRSKEKELRSREEDLRRASLHQREQEMVLKKREQELAQREIDLLERELHIVFQQQSENKPQPKKRKRLPKKKHNRISMPSDFQHKISVQATSLGYKNDPRSPTSPESPPNSPMPRLRVVLALPKKPKGKTWGPSSVHQQKDRIKEKKNKARSLSVATGNKFSSTPNLMKPIHTHWPKISSLDRSRDHSFGEDGWPEELFAPKPHWKDVRKEPESDEGSNGHSKLSGRNSARDENRKRTNIGLYGAATILSSVALGFDIRRTNLSIYQSGMLDQMKDNNQRTRHTSESSDPGQYGYYDDDDESDYTSDFSIASTVRLIPSDNQSSGRSTPHRQDSYPVFSPTSSKNKNIRYSMGDFTIGKPAETTSSRENNRYSMSDATILQQEQKAAKKTHRRTASADDNLNTITPTYSRRTSSNDSILTNKNDPWTNNHPELTRLPTPPQPPPRRTSLGVDGQAERPKTLDISPRPRPSKGHYHSPGTQPSIGFADSFTPTHTHNQSRNNSCSTPSSSLTSFSPESQFTVNRATLLDADIEGQRRDNTKPMLEPRPRQLSISELENEFV